Proteins encoded within one genomic window of Halodesulfurarchaeum formicicum:
- the cobJ gene encoding precorrin-3B C(17)-methyltransferase, protein MTERPSDPETGTDETNRTTADVGRLVAVGIGPGHPEGMTVRARETLQAVEQIVGYETYIDLLPDALLDAAESVYATGMGSEVERTESAVDRAIDGASVALVGSGDPNVYALGGLVLEVLESRGVAPATVDFEVVPGVPAAQSSAARLGAPLVNDAVTISLSDHLTTREEIESRLRAVAPEDFAIAIYNPWSPNRAAIFQQACEILLEHRAPDTPVGIVHGAGRADEQTRLLTLGELPEMGDAEVLDMTATIVVGTEETRIWGDRMITPRGYERKYDY, encoded by the coding sequence ATGACAGAGAGACCGAGCGATCCCGAAACGGGAACAGACGAGACGAATCGAACGACAGCGGACGTCGGCCGCCTGGTCGCCGTCGGCATCGGCCCGGGCCATCCCGAGGGGATGACAGTTCGGGCTCGGGAGACCCTCCAGGCCGTCGAGCAGATCGTGGGTTACGAGACCTACATCGACCTGCTTCCGGACGCCCTGCTCGACGCCGCCGAGTCGGTCTACGCGACCGGCATGGGTAGCGAGGTCGAGCGAACCGAATCGGCGGTCGACCGGGCCATCGACGGGGCGTCGGTCGCGCTCGTCGGGAGCGGCGACCCGAACGTCTACGCGCTCGGCGGCCTCGTCCTCGAAGTCCTCGAATCGCGGGGTGTAGCGCCCGCAACCGTGGACTTCGAGGTCGTGCCGGGAGTGCCAGCGGCCCAATCGAGTGCGGCCCGCCTGGGTGCCCCGCTCGTGAACGACGCAGTGACGATCAGCCTCTCGGATCATCTCACCACCCGCGAGGAGATCGAATCGCGGCTCCGGGCCGTCGCACCCGAGGACTTCGCCATCGCCATCTACAACCCCTGGAGCCCGAACCGGGCGGCGATCTTCCAGCAGGCCTGTGAGATCCTGCTGGAACATCGGGCACCCGACACGCCAGTCGGGATCGTCCACGGCGCTGGGCGGGCGGACGAACAGACACGCCTGCTCACGCTCGGGGAACTGCCCGAGATGGGCGACGCTGAAGTCCTCGACATGACCGCGACGATCGTCGTCGGCACCGAGGAGACACGCATCTGGGGCGATCGCATGATCACGCCCCGTGGGTACGAACGAAAGTACGACTACTGA
- a CDS encoding sirohydrochlorin chelatase, which yields MTTNTPVLLAGHGSRREESNEQVKEVAAALEDRLGERVMPAYIELTEPLIDEGIETLAPEAESVTVVPLSLFAAGHVKNDIPLFVQHARQAYPDVEFNYGSNLGARPEMIEIVADRISEAAATMDADPETDDVAVVFVARGSSDPDANAEAYRLARLVQEGRPYTRVEPTFIGITEPLFDQTLTEVSRHEPDAVIVMPYMLGDGVLNQRIADTVAEYDTAHPEIETAHTDVLGVDERLIRALEHRVMEARQGTVSMSCDQCIYKVTLEDYEDEVGGEKAFVHSLEHTLAHVSDDHEHSHDHGHGDGHDHSHGDGDDHSHSHGDGEDDHGDGHGHSHGDGHGHGHGHNEDGGHGHGHDHGDGHGHDHGDGHGHDHGDGHGHGDDHGHKHGHGDCDGHGNCGGHE from the coding sequence ATGACAACGAACACACCGGTGTTACTCGCCGGACACGGCTCTCGACGCGAGGAATCGAACGAACAGGTCAAGGAAGTCGCGGCGGCCCTGGAGGACCGCCTGGGCGAGCGGGTCATGCCCGCCTACATCGAGTTGACCGAACCCCTCATCGACGAGGGGATCGAGACGCTGGCCCCGGAGGCGGAGTCGGTCACGGTCGTCCCGCTCTCCCTGTTCGCGGCGGGCCACGTGAAAAACGACATCCCGCTTTTCGTCCAGCACGCCCGCCAGGCCTACCCCGACGTCGAGTTCAACTACGGGTCGAACCTGGGGGCCCGCCCGGAGATGATCGAAATCGTCGCCGACCGCATCAGCGAGGCCGCCGCGACGATGGACGCCGACCCGGAGACCGACGACGTCGCCGTGGTCTTTGTCGCCCGCGGGTCGAGTGATCCGGACGCCAACGCCGAGGCCTACCGGCTCGCCCGACTCGTCCAGGAGGGACGACCCTACACCCGAGTCGAGCCGACCTTCATCGGCATCACCGAACCGCTCTTCGATCAGACCCTGACCGAGGTGAGTCGCCACGAACCGGACGCGGTGATCGTCATGCCCTACATGCTCGGCGATGGAGTTCTCAACCAGCGGATCGCGGATACCGTCGCGGAGTACGACACGGCACACCCGGAGATCGAAACTGCACACACCGACGTCTTAGGCGTCGACGAGCGGCTCATCCGGGCGCTGGAACACCGGGTCATGGAGGCCCGTCAGGGCACGGTCTCGATGTCCTGTGACCAGTGTATCTACAAGGTCACACTCGAAGATTACGAGGACGAGGTCGGCGGCGAGAAGGCCTTTGTCCACTCGCTGGAGCATACCCTGGCCCACGTGAGCGACGACCACGAACACAGTCACGACCACGGCCACGGCGACGGTCACGACCACAGTCACGGTGACGGAGACGACCACAGCCACAGCCACGGAGACGGAGAGGATGACCACGGAGACGGACATGGCCACAGCCACGGGGATGGCCACGGGCACGGACACGGCCACAACGAGGATGGTGGCCATGGCCACGGACACGACCACGGCGATGGCCACGGACACGACCACGGCGATGGCCACGGACACGACCACGGCGATGGCCACGGGCACGGCGACGACCATGGCCATAAACACGGCCACGGGGACTGTGACGGCCACGGCAACTGTGGCGGCCACGAGTAG
- a CDS encoding VWA domain-containing protein, producing the protein MVGFQSDVPFPAIVGQDRLKRALLAVAANDAIDGLLIQGEKGTAKSTAVRGLVDLLPTQRAVADCPYGCPPDDPARQCDSCRTRTDPPVETRPVPLVTVPLGATRERVVGSLSLSDALDGESTFEPGLLAQANRGFLYVDEVNLLDDHLVDVLLDAAASGVNRVERDGVSETHPADFTLIGTMNPEEGDLRPQLRDRFALQVEVTGSEDLDERVAIVESALERDPTSDPAAAHQQDIQRLRETLLDARAALETVALPTELAETIAEVCVDAGVDGHRGDIAAARAARTFAALDGRETVREADVETALRYALPHRLQSRPFEDHTPLEDVLADHFGDDPTPPEPESQDEESTAGDAEPEDGAGDQRRDQRQGRGEGDGNSTAGGGGDSDTTGSDDSNPEDGDSNRSRQPESPPDARSESGGTGGRETEAEPGDGQEAGRDDDDSESADQTGDEDDPDAEASPDEETARPPPGIASPSPGSSAAPDLQIDPSAQSEADPVGSGRAETDPAVDADGPRIRTAPAESAADVDVAASVREGAKRGSEPLERRDLRQSVRAGSATALVVFAVDASASMRPAMRAAKGTVLELLKESYEERDEVAFVAFAGDDAEVLLPPTDSVSLAARHLKDLPAGDRTPLPAGLETASELIERADPAVSVAVVVTDGRPNVATGSPTAATREAATTLGETAGEVLVVDASQPGDRAALIDDLVTAAGARAIPLEELSEASVQAVRKSAND; encoded by the coding sequence ATGGTTGGGTTTCAGTCCGACGTCCCGTTTCCGGCGATCGTGGGGCAGGATCGCCTCAAGCGGGCGCTGCTCGCGGTCGCGGCGAACGACGCCATCGACGGCCTGTTGATCCAGGGCGAGAAAGGGACGGCGAAGTCGACGGCGGTCCGGGGACTCGTGGACTTGCTTCCGACCCAGCGGGCGGTCGCAGACTGCCCCTACGGCTGTCCGCCCGACGACCCCGCTCGACAGTGTGACTCGTGTCGAACGCGAACCGATCCGCCGGTCGAGACCCGGCCCGTCCCGCTGGTTACGGTGCCCCTGGGGGCCACCCGCGAGCGGGTCGTCGGTTCGCTCTCCCTCTCGGATGCACTCGACGGCGAGTCGACCTTCGAGCCGGGCCTGCTCGCCCAGGCGAATCGCGGCTTTCTCTACGTGGACGAGGTGAACCTGCTCGACGACCATCTGGTGGACGTGTTGCTCGATGCCGCCGCCAGTGGCGTCAACCGGGTCGAGCGGGACGGCGTGAGCGAGACGCATCCGGCGGATTTCACGCTGATCGGGACGATGAACCCCGAGGAGGGGGACCTCCGACCACAGCTTCGGGATCGCTTTGCGCTCCAGGTCGAGGTGACCGGAAGCGAGGACCTCGACGAGCGGGTAGCGATCGTCGAATCCGCGCTTGAACGTGACCCCACGAGCGATCCGGCCGCGGCCCACCAGCAAGACATCCAGCGGCTCCGCGAGACGCTTCTCGACGCCCGGGCAGCACTCGAAACGGTCGCGCTCCCGACGGAACTCGCCGAAACCATCGCCGAGGTCTGTGTCGACGCCGGCGTTGACGGCCATCGTGGCGATATCGCCGCCGCCAGGGCGGCCCGCACCTTCGCGGCCCTGGACGGTCGCGAGACGGTTCGGGAGGCCGACGTGGAGACCGCGCTTCGCTACGCGCTTCCCCATCGGCTTCAGAGTCGTCCGTTCGAGGACCACACACCCCTGGAGGACGTGCTTGCTGATCACTTCGGCGACGATCCCACACCGCCGGAGCCAGAGAGCCAGGACGAGGAGTCGACTGCGGGTGACGCTGAACCCGAGGACGGGGCCGGTGACCAGCGCCGCGACCAGCGCCAGGGCCGAGGCGAGGGGGATGGCAATTCGACTGCCGGCGGCGGTGGGGACTCGGACACAACGGGAAGCGACGATTCGAACCCCGAGGATGGTGATTCGAACCGTTCTCGACAGCCCGAGTCCCCGCCGGACGCCCGGTCGGAAAGCGGTGGGACGGGGGGCCGCGAGACCGAAGCCGAACCCGGCGACGGGCAGGAAGCGGGCCGCGACGACGATGACAGCGAGTCCGCGGACCAAACTGGCGACGAGGACGACCCGGACGCGGAAGCGTCGCCGGACGAAGAGACGGCCCGGCCGCCACCCGGCATCGCTTCCCCGTCACCTGGGTCGAGTGCCGCCCCCGATCTCCAGATCGACCCCAGCGCCCAGTCGGAGGCCGACCCGGTCGGATCGGGCCGGGCCGAAACTGACCCGGCCGTCGACGCCGACGGCCCGCGGATCCGAACCGCACCCGCGGAATCGGCCGCGGACGTGGACGTGGCGGCGTCGGTGCGGGAGGGCGCCAAACGTGGCAGTGAGCCCCTCGAACGCCGGGACCTCCGCCAGTCGGTCCGGGCGGGATCGGCGACGGCCCTCGTGGTGTTCGCCGTCGACGCCAGCGCCTCGATGCGGCCCGCGATGCGGGCGGCCAAGGGGACGGTGCTCGAACTGCTCAAGGAGAGCTACGAGGAGCGGGACGAGGTCGCCTTCGTGGCCTTTGCCGGCGACGATGCGGAGGTCCTCCTGCCCCCGACCGACAGCGTCTCGCTTGCCGCGCGACATCTCAAGGACCTGCCAGCTGGCGATCGCACCCCGCTGCCGGCCGGCCTGGAGACTGCAAGCGAACTGATCGAGCGGGCCGACCCGGCCGTGAGCGTCGCCGTCGTGGTGACCGACGGCCGCCCCAACGTCGCCACGGGCAGTCCCACAGCGGCAACCCGCGAGGCAGCCACTACCCTCGGCGAGACGGCCGGGGAGGTGCTGGTGGTCGACGCGAGTCAACCGGGGGACCGGGCCGCCCTCATCGACGACCTGGTGACCGCCGCCGGGGCGCGAGCGATCCCACTCGAAGAGCTCTCCGAAGCCTCGGTTCAGGCCGTCAGAAAATCCGCGAACGACTAG
- the cobN gene encoding cobaltochelatase subunit CobN produces the protein MCSIGLYTATDQPVTAIRAAADRLSGVDLLVRSGAALDGPEAVSEFVDRLARCDVAVFWLHGSESRLPDFESVRERLVERGVPVVVARSGTATGDTDSTVEPGVQSTVRAYLDRGGVLNMENMIRYLADEFDAADWPHDEPVDLPSTGVYHPDHPGATVEDLRETFDPDRPTVGIWFYESHWTFENTRYVDSLVRALQSEGVNAFPVFTNPTGERDARWVAEHWFSDESGAVVDAVLTTFMYSLTMDERGRSASEPADSTAGFLAALDVPVVQAMVSMRSRAAYRADDAGLPAFELALSVALPELDGVVVSHPISGKERAAGTWDGAADGTAPLLHQPLEDRVGHAARLVSNWARLGRKPPSDKQVAVVLHNYPPSDDGIGTAFGLDTPASLDRLLDQLADRGYRITDRPAAGQQIVEQLVEQLTLDARWTDPEQPENGLTQIEPSTYREWFTDLDSALEAAIREEWGPPPTAPIDIPGVDLGSVVVTVQPPRGFEADPEKVYHDSALQPPHEYVAAYGWLREQFDADAVVHLGTHGSLEWLPGKTVGLDGASAPDGLLDGLPNVYPYIVNNPGEGTQATRRSYATIVDHLTPPMDTAGVHDDLADLETMVREYRDRSRDGANDADLSGLATRIREQAQAQDLGPDLGIDDLQRVETDRLVRELHAYLTDVKTSQIRMGLHTLGEPPAGERLVAYLVALTRFANPGAPSLRESVAGAMGIDAERMIEEPETYDPALDCFYADAAEAVTERSLELVEALAERDFEVTRGEIEALSEDLPVLGEKRDPEAVADLQAVLRYIAAELVPRIEAAADELTNTAAALAGQYVPPGGSGAPTRGNADLLPTGRNFYTLDPRRVPSKAAWQVGQSVADGVLDRHLNEEGAYPEEVGVVAWGTPTVRTRGETIAQILALLGVEPVWTDAGRVESVEPVPLDDLGRPRIDVTTRISGLFRDAFPSVAGLVQEAVETVASLDEPPAKNFVRKHALEAAGETAGGAGDLDLKRVFTTRPGGYGSGTNKAITTGEWTDESDLADVFVNWGGYAVDGDGEVEAAHDALEDRLERIEATVKLEDTAEQDEFDSSDWYAFHGGLKRAVADRSGSEPASYVGDASDPDRPQIYTNEEKLRQTMRTRVLNPDWIDSMEAHDYKGAGDLATTVEITLGWAATTDAVSDTLWEQVADAYAFDEDRQEWFMDENPWALEHVTETLLEAIDRDLWAADQETIDRLRDLQLSVDGELEADPEVAR, from the coding sequence ATGTGTTCCATCGGGCTCTACACGGCGACCGACCAGCCGGTCACCGCGATCAGGGCGGCCGCCGATCGGCTGTCCGGGGTCGACCTCCTGGTCCGCTCGGGGGCCGCCCTGGACGGTCCGGAGGCGGTTTCGGAGTTCGTCGATCGGCTCGCTCGTTGTGACGTGGCGGTTTTCTGGTTGCACGGCTCCGAATCCCGGCTGCCGGACTTCGAATCCGTCCGCGAACGCCTGGTCGAACGCGGCGTTCCAGTCGTCGTCGCTCGATCGGGCACCGCTACGGGGGACACGGATTCGACCGTCGAGCCGGGGGTTCAGTCCACCGTCCGGGCGTATCTCGACCGCGGCGGGGTGCTCAACATGGAGAACATGATCAGGTACCTCGCCGACGAGTTCGACGCGGCCGACTGGCCCCACGACGAACCGGTCGATCTGCCCTCGACGGGCGTGTATCACCCCGACCATCCGGGAGCGACAGTCGAGGACCTCCGCGAAACCTTCGACCCGGATCGGCCCACCGTGGGCATCTGGTTCTACGAGAGCCACTGGACCTTCGAGAACACCCGGTACGTGGACAGCCTCGTCAGGGCCCTCCAGTCCGAGGGGGTAAACGCCTTCCCGGTGTTCACGAACCCGACCGGGGAGCGAGACGCCCGCTGGGTCGCCGAGCACTGGTTCAGTGACGAATCGGGTGCGGTCGTCGATGCGGTCCTCACGACGTTCATGTACTCGCTGACGATGGACGAACGGGGGCGTTCGGCGAGCGAACCGGCAGATTCCACGGCGGGATTCCTCGCGGCGCTGGACGTGCCCGTGGTGCAGGCGATGGTCTCGATGCGCTCCCGGGCAGCCTATCGGGCCGACGACGCGGGGCTTCCAGCCTTCGAGCTGGCGCTCTCAGTGGCCCTGCCCGAACTCGACGGCGTGGTCGTCTCCCACCCGATCAGCGGCAAGGAGCGGGCGGCTGGCACGTGGGACGGGGCGGCCGACGGGACCGCACCCCTCCTCCACCAACCACTCGAAGACCGGGTCGGGCACGCGGCCAGGCTGGTATCGAACTGGGCTCGGCTCGGGCGCAAACCCCCCAGTGACAAGCAAGTTGCGGTGGTCCTCCACAACTATCCCCCCTCGGACGACGGGATCGGGACCGCCTTCGGCCTCGACACGCCGGCGAGCCTGGATCGACTCCTGGATCAGTTGGCCGATCGCGGGTATCGAATCACTGATCGGCCCGCGGCGGGCCAGCAAATCGTCGAGCAACTGGTCGAACAGCTCACCCTGGATGCCCGGTGGACCGACCCCGAACAGCCCGAAAACGGGCTCACCCAGATCGAGCCGTCGACCTACCGGGAGTGGTTCACCGATCTGGATTCGGCCCTCGAAGCGGCCATTCGCGAGGAGTGGGGCCCGCCGCCGACGGCTCCGATCGACATTCCCGGGGTCGATCTGGGGTCGGTCGTGGTCACCGTCCAGCCCCCGCGGGGCTTCGAGGCCGACCCCGAGAAGGTGTATCACGACTCCGCCCTGCAACCGCCTCACGAATACGTGGCCGCCTACGGCTGGCTCCGTGAGCAGTTCGACGCGGACGCGGTGGTGCACCTGGGCACCCACGGCAGCCTGGAGTGGCTCCCGGGCAAGACCGTGGGGCTCGACGGGGCAAGCGCCCCGGACGGCCTGCTCGACGGCCTGCCGAACGTCTACCCCTACATCGTCAACAACCCGGGCGAGGGGACCCAGGCGACCAGACGCTCCTATGCCACGATCGTCGACCACCTGACCCCGCCGATGGACACCGCCGGCGTCCACGACGACCTCGCCGACCTCGAAACGATGGTCAGGGAGTACCGTGACCGATCCCGGGACGGGGCGAACGACGCCGACCTCAGCGGGCTCGCGACCCGCATCCGGGAGCAGGCCCAGGCACAGGACCTGGGGCCGGATCTGGGCATCGACGACCTGCAGCGTGTCGAAACGGACCGGCTGGTCCGTGAACTGCACGCCTACCTGACCGACGTGAAGACGAGTCAGATCCGGATGGGATTGCACACGCTCGGGGAGCCACCCGCAGGCGAACGACTCGTGGCGTATCTCGTGGCACTCACACGCTTTGCGAACCCCGGTGCGCCGAGCTTGCGGGAGTCGGTAGCCGGAGCCATGGGAATCGACGCCGAGCGGATGATCGAGGAGCCGGAGACCTACGACCCGGCACTCGACTGTTTCTATGCCGACGCCGCCGAAGCGGTCACGGAGCGGAGCCTCGAACTCGTGGAAGCGCTGGCCGAGCGTGACTTCGAAGTCACGAGAGGGGAAATCGAGGCGCTTTCCGAGGATCTCCCGGTGCTCGGCGAGAAACGTGATCCGGAGGCGGTCGCGGATCTTCAGGCCGTCCTGCGGTACATCGCGGCTGAGCTGGTCCCCCGGATCGAGGCCGCAGCGGACGAACTCACGAACACGGCCGCCGCGCTCGCCGGACAGTACGTCCCGCCGGGCGGAAGTGGGGCCCCGACCCGGGGGAACGCAGATCTCCTGCCCACGGGCCGGAACTTCTACACCCTCGATCCGCGCCGCGTGCCCTCGAAGGCAGCCTGGCAAGTCGGCCAGTCGGTCGCCGACGGCGTCCTCGATCGCCATCTGAACGAGGAGGGGGCGTATCCCGAGGAGGTCGGCGTGGTCGCCTGGGGGACCCCGACGGTTCGGACCCGGGGCGAGACGATCGCCCAGATCCTCGCGCTGCTTGGCGTCGAGCCAGTCTGGACTGACGCCGGCCGGGTCGAGTCGGTCGAACCGGTCCCCCTCGATGACCTGGGCCGCCCCCGGATCGACGTGACGACCCGAATTTCGGGCCTGTTCAGGGACGCGTTCCCCAGCGTGGCCGGACTCGTCCAGGAGGCCGTGGAGACGGTCGCCAGTCTCGACGAGCCGCCGGCAAAGAACTTCGTCCGCAAGCACGCACTCGAAGCGGCAGGGGAAACGGCCGGCGGGGCTGGTGATCTGGACCTGAAGCGGGTCTTCACGACCCGGCCCGGCGGCTACGGGTCCGGGACGAACAAGGCGATCACCACTGGCGAGTGGACGGACGAGAGTGACCTCGCGGACGTGTTCGTGAACTGGGGCGGCTACGCCGTGGACGGCGACGGCGAGGTCGAAGCGGCCCACGACGCCCTGGAGGACCGACTCGAACGGATCGAGGCGACAGTGAAACTCGAAGACACCGCCGAACAGGACGAGTTCGACAGTTCGGACTGGTATGCCTTCCACGGCGGGCTCAAGCGGGCCGTGGCCGACCGGAGCGGCAGCGAACCGGCCTCCTACGTGGGGGACGCGAGCGACCCGGACCGACCGCAGATCTACACCAACGAGGAGAAACTCAGACAGACGATGCGCACCAGAGTACTCAACCCCGACTGGATCGACAGTATGGAAGCACACGACTACAAGGGCGCGGGCGACCTCGCGACCACCGTCGAGATCACGCTGGGCTGGGCGGCGACCACCGACGCAGTCAGCGACACGCTGTGGGAGCAGGTGGCAGACGCGTATGCCTTCGACGAGGATCGACAGGAGTGGTTCATGGACGAGAACCCGTGGGCCCTGGAGCACGTGACCGAGACACTGCTGGAGGCCATCGACCGGGACCTCTGGGCGGCCGACCAGGAGACGATCGACCGGCTTCGGGACCTCCAGTTGTCGGTCGACGGCGAACTCGAAGCGGACCCGGAGGTGGCCCGATGA
- a CDS encoding precorrin-8X methylmutase, with protein sequence MTDASETDLGATTEDGDAIAEASLDIVSKLVPGDTLPDRFRRKAVHATGDPEFQYLMRFGNDPIHSGAEAVLSGAPIITDVNMPRHGITDRGHDCEKYTALGEGDDRAEETGITRTEAGVIALDEQGVYDDAIAVIGNAPTAALSLAERIEAGTRPAAVVATPVGFIKAAESRARLREAGEATGVPTITNVGRRGGSGLAAALTNELIHVASDIGDGVIEV encoded by the coding sequence ATGACGGACGCCTCCGAAACGGACCTCGGCGCGACGACCGAGGACGGGGACGCGATCGCCGAAGCGAGTCTCGACATCGTCTCGAAACTCGTTCCGGGGGACACGCTGCCGGACCGGTTCCGTCGCAAGGCCGTCCACGCGACCGGCGACCCCGAGTTCCAGTATCTCATGCGGTTCGGCAACGATCCCATCCACAGCGGGGCCGAAGCCGTGCTGTCGGGCGCCCCGATCATCACCGACGTGAACATGCCCCGTCACGGCATCACCGACCGGGGACATGACTGCGAGAAGTACACGGCACTGGGCGAGGGGGACGACCGCGCCGAGGAGACGGGAATCACTCGGACCGAAGCCGGCGTGATCGCACTCGACGAGCAGGGCGTCTATGACGACGCCATCGCGGTGATCGGCAACGCGCCGACCGCGGCGCTTTCCCTCGCCGAACGGATCGAAGCGGGAACCCGACCCGCAGCGGTCGTCGCGACACCGGTCGGCTTCATCAAGGCCGCCGAGAGCCGGGCACGGCTCCGGGAAGCCGGCGAGGCAACTGGCGTCCCGACGATCACGAACGTGGGCCGACGCGGCGGGAGTGGGCTGGCTGCAGCGCTTACGAACGAGCTCATTCACGTCGCATCGGATATCGGGGACGGGGTGATCGAAGTATGA
- a CDS encoding cobalt-precorrin-7 (C(5))-methyltransferase, whose amino-acid sequence MSEYDLDSGPDPADAAAAEPEDPAAQNPVIAVGIGPGNTDFLTKRGRDAIAQADVVVGFGTVVEMVAELTDAELLTCGYKDEAEALAAFGERVAEGAKGVAVLMGDPNHSGYQFLGKVENAVDRPVQVVPGISAIQVAASRARTPMEDTRFVTLHKSGDIEPGLQRLRAVVGERNLLVLPRPYDVMPGDIAADLLDSGADPELDTLVLEELTHESETVTRLTLGELAKHAGGDGPEDTPFSDLSVLSVRAPR is encoded by the coding sequence ATGAGCGAGTACGACCTCGATTCGGGGCCCGATCCGGCCGACGCGGCCGCCGCCGAGCCGGAGGACCCAGCAGCACAGAATCCGGTGATCGCGGTCGGGATCGGGCCGGGTAACACCGACTTCCTCACGAAACGTGGCCGGGACGCGATCGCGCAGGCGGACGTGGTCGTCGGCTTCGGCACCGTCGTCGAGATGGTCGCCGAACTCACCGACGCGGAGTTGCTGACCTGTGGATACAAGGACGAGGCCGAAGCCCTCGCGGCCTTCGGCGAGCGGGTCGCCGAGGGAGCCAAGGGCGTGGCCGTGCTCATGGGCGATCCGAACCACTCGGGGTATCAGTTCCTCGGGAAGGTCGAGAACGCGGTCGACCGGCCGGTCCAGGTCGTCCCGGGGATCTCGGCGATTCAGGTGGCGGCGAGTCGGGCCCGGACGCCCATGGAGGACACCCGGTTCGTCACGCTGCACAAGTCCGGGGACATCGAGCCCGGTCTACAGCGCCTGCGGGCGGTCGTCGGCGAGCGCAACCTCCTGGTGCTTCCCAGACCGTACGACGTGATGCCCGGCGACATCGCTGCCGACCTGCTCGATTCGGGTGCGGATCCCGAACTCGACACGCTCGTCCTGGAAGAACTCACCCACGAGAGCGAGACGGTGACCCGGCTCACGCTGGGGGAACTGGCCAAACATGCCGGCGGTGACGGCCCAGAGGACACGCCTTTCTCCGACCTCTCGGTGCTTTCGGTTCGCGCCCCGCGGTAG
- a CDS encoding ABC transporter substrate-binding protein — protein sequence MEPADQNDGAGGRAEAVRDRESTRLDRRGFLSTAGAALATGSLAGLAGCSGGETEPTLSIGYKPKFAALQYLVMSEAGYLSELDATVEPTNFAGTDASIISAFADGNLDVGFFGVTQTLKMIEKGVPATGVAANHKNGFVLVGEPTFAAQFESEGADAFRKRSEDRGEPVQFTTGPTGGMGNLVTTYWLFEELGLSRDVIEIQTMAGIKAIRRSLLSGNATGTALDEPTLTRLATEDAAVEYLAEPESFLPELPGGIMVVRDELLEEQPGLARGVTRAHVQATELINDQPAEAAAAASAAIGDSLSTATARQAIDSAASTYVSDPREIEAGTGVFADYMRSEGMLDSEVGFAEAFDLAVYDAVSN from the coding sequence ATGGAGCCAGCAGACCAAAACGACGGGGCTGGGGGACGGGCCGAAGCCGTCAGGGATCGGGAGTCGACTCGACTCGACCGACGAGGGTTTTTGAGCACGGCCGGCGCGGCCCTCGCGACGGGTTCGCTGGCTGGCCTGGCCGGGTGTTCGGGCGGGGAGACAGAACCCACACTCTCCATCGGGTACAAGCCGAAGTTCGCGGCCCTGCAGTACCTCGTGATGAGCGAGGCGGGCTATCTTTCGGAACTCGATGCAACCGTCGAGCCGACGAACTTCGCGGGGACGGACGCGTCGATCATCTCGGCGTTCGCCGACGGCAACCTCGACGTCGGCTTTTTCGGGGTCACCCAGACCCTCAAGATGATCGAGAAGGGGGTCCCGGCGACCGGTGTCGCCGCGAATCACAAGAACGGCTTCGTCCTCGTCGGCGAGCCCACCTTCGCGGCGCAGTTTGAAAGCGAGGGGGCAGACGCGTTCCGAAAGCGTAGCGAGGACCGGGGCGAGCCCGTCCAGTTCACCACGGGCCCCACGGGCGGCATGGGCAACCTCGTCACGACCTACTGGCTCTTCGAGGAACTCGGACTCTCCCGGGATGTCATCGAGATCCAGACCATGGCCGGTATCAAGGCCATCCGACGGTCGCTGCTCTCGGGGAACGCCACCGGGACCGCACTCGACGAACCGACGCTGACTCGACTCGCAACCGAGGACGCCGCGGTCGAGTACCTCGCCGAACCCGAGTCCTTCCTGCCCGAGTTGCCCGGCGGTATCATGGTCGTCCGCGATGAACTCCTCGAGGAACAGCCCGGCCTGGCCCGGGGGGTCACCAGGGCCCACGTCCAGGCAACCGAGTTGATCAACGACCAGCCCGCCGAGGCAGCGGCCGCCGCGAGCGCGGCGATCGGTGACTCCCTCTCGACGGCGACCGCCCGCCAGGCCATCGACTCCGCGGCCTCCACCTACGTCTCCGACCCGCGGGAGATCGAGGCCGGGACCGGCGTCTTCGCCGACTACATGCGTTCGGAGGGGATGCTCGACTCGGAGGTGGGCTTTGCCGAGGCCTTCGACCTGGCGGTCTACGACGCGGTTTCGAACTGA